A segment of the Paramisgurnus dabryanus chromosome 5, PD_genome_1.1, whole genome shotgun sequence genome:
ttcaattgcgacgtaaggagtGAGGAGAGTAAATATTgatatctcctaaagcatagttccataaaaatgcactgataatttgttgttttgttgcaagtgaaaaacaatattgaccttctagttgaaaaaggagcctcatatgagattcattcattcgcattcggcaatcgattatttacgtctggcagagatgacgagcgtacaccataacagccaaagtcagttgtacaaaacctttattttttgtaaactttagtaaacaatgttctcaatgctcgcgttcatgtgtagagatccaggtgatacttcgagcaaagtttcatgttgtgtttcACCTTCTTATGTTGttaaatagtggtagttcggtagcagcggacagcggctggaagaacgcatcagggatcgagtaggcatcacatcctaaccaagatatattttttaaaatataataaagtagcgtttattttcatgacagtcgagatgcCACACGTTGTCTTTTGTAGCCCttactgtatccgtaagaatcatagacagtaaaagataagaaatccgtaaatcgtagcaaggtagccaatgcttgtcaatagcccactggtactcggtaggtcctcaagatggcggcatgacgtaaaaggtcacatgactgaaatccatctatagcctggatttcacagctTGGGTCACATATTTTCCATATAAGTGGAAAAATCATCTAACCGGCTTCATCTCTCGGTCAGAGAACTTTCCCTTTCATCTCTGCAATGGTCGGCAATGGGAGTGTCGCGTACGATCATGACCGTGATGGGCGGTCTACTGATCTTGGGGGCTGCACCGGTCACATACGAAATGTTGACTATGACACCTTCCTCTTGGTCAGATACATGAAGAACAGACTTACAGTAAGAAGCATTCTTGTTCTTCCCCAACTATCTTCCTATGGTTCTGTGTGCACCTTCATGTCCTGTTCTGTCTTTCAGGTGATGACAGATGTCGATGGGAAACAAGAGTGGAAGGAGTGTCTGGACATCCCTGGTGTGAAGCTGCCACCaggttattattttggagcctCATCAGCCACTGGAGACTTATCAGGTATGGATTACCCTAAAATGAATAAGTGTTATTTGGGGTGTTTTTCAAAAGAAGTCGATTGGATgaggttttcaaactttatgatACCAAGGACCCCCAAATATGATGAACCATTTGTAAGGGACCCACtgacataaatatatataaattaggAGTGGGCAATAAGTCGCCTGCGTTTCTCATGCATATCTCTTTAGTAAAGCTGGTttgtgattagtagtaaatcgccatcacctgctttcaaatggagcagcatttactacacagaccCATATTTCGCCAAGAAGTTGACAAATCGCAGCCGGTAATGTATACGATTTAGTCAAATCATGCATTTGATGTCCACcccttatatatatattttatatttgttataCAAGCCCCAAGGAACTAGAAAGATACAAagcaaatttaaacatttagatttaaaaatttgatttttttctctGAAACCTCCTGGAGGCCTACTCGAGGTCCCCGGATTTATATATGTCATGCATACAtgatttaaagatgttttaagTGCATAAGCATTGTAGCATGTATCTTAAACATTTAGGGCAAtccaaaagtgtttttttacttGTGCAAACTAATTAATGACATCCATTTgtgtattaaaggtgcagtgtgtaatttttagaaggatctcttgacagaaatgcaaaattatatacaaaactgtattatcaggggtgtataaagaccttttataatgaaccgttatgtttttattaccttagaatgagacgttttatctACATGCACCGAGGGTCCCGTTAcgtggaagtcaccattttgtacCATCatatttctacagaagcccttaacggacaaactttttacTAATTTGTCTCaaacgatgacatgtttttccggtgcagctaccgtagcttctctatgcatttcaaaaacaaggggtgagcagtggactgagccgttggttgcaattcgcaacctcaccactagatgctgcaaaaatttacacactgcacctttaagtaataTTTCAGTCAGTTCATGTAGATAGATTTTGTGCACCAGACCTTATAAAGTCTCCCTTTATTATCAAAGCATTTTAGGATGCTTTAGattcatatttttaaaagttgaTATTTCCTGCAATAATATTAGTTTAGAGTCATTTTTCTTTTGCTATTTCTTGCCATATTTTGTTTCTAGATAACCATGACGTGATCTCCCTCAAGCTATATGAACTTACAGTGGAATACAGTCCAGAAGAACAAGACAGCCAGATGGAGATCACAATACCTAGTGTAGACTACAGAGTGGACCCTAATGGTAATGTAAACATTATAGcgttatatatatgtatgtatgtatgtttatgtatgtttatgttttgtgaTCTGATGCATCAAGGGGTGTAGCTCACATTTGTTTTCTTCACACAGCTGATACAGTTAGTGAAGGAAGGAGCATCATCACAACCTTCTTTCTCTTCATCGTTTCCGTCGTTGCGCTGGTTGTGGTGGTCGTGGTTATTCTCTTTCTGTACAGCCGGTATAAAGAAAACAGCCGAAAGCGCTTCTACTGACCATCCGAAGAAATTGTAAGAGGAAGGCAACCGGACGAGAGATCCGACGTGAGTGTGACTGACTTTTTCATGAAGATCAAAAGAATGCTACTTGTTCTTGCCCCATCACCAACAGAAAGGACCTGAAGGTCAGTGCTAAGCTGAAAGCCATAGCTACCCTCCACAAGTGGAAACCGACAACCTCAATTGCGATTTCACCAACATCTTttagaagaaagaaagagattTTTGGGAGAGGGACGATACAGACTTTGTTTTTCCTCTTCAGATCTTTGTGCTGTATTTTTATACCTGACCAGTTACATTGACTTTGGCCTTTCACCCTTAGGCAGCATAGGAATTGATGCGCATAACACCAAGTGAATCAGTTAATCATAATGCTGTTTACTCAGGTTGTCTAATACCactgaagatttttttttcaattgcacagaaatcaattaaatgaaaatgtgaACCTTGAACATGAAATGTCACAATATTGGTAAATCAGTAAATCATCTCTTAGCTATCAGCGTTCATGTTTTAAACAGTATGCAAATTTGATTACCTTTAATTTCATTGTCATCCCATagctttatatataaataatgctGTCTGACTGGCTGTTCTCTTCTAAATAGCCAGCAATAACCATCAATGAGAAATGTGAAAGACATTGTCCCAAACTCATGTTTTGTAATAAATATACTTTGATAAGTGTCGCTGTGTTACATGTGCTCCTCTTTCCAAAACTGCACTGAACTAAATAAGCTCTATTGATCCTATTGTGGCTTATCCAGGAACCTTTAACctttagtttgtgttttatggCCTTATTTGAATACAATGTTTAATAATTTTGATTTGCTGATAAATATAATAGAAGTGGTGATAATATCTTTAATTCATGTAGCCTAGAGGCAGAGATGCACTACTTTATTAATTGCATTGTTAGAAGGGTTTTTTCTTTTGTTCAATTTGATATATCCATGTTCCAATATTTCACAGCTGTGTGCAGTTACGCAGCCTCTGGACTTTGTTTCACAACTTGAAAAGATTGTATGCTGTTATTATCAGCTCTGTGACTGAGCAGGGTGCTGTATCAGACTGATGTGTTTTAAATCTTCATGGTCGTCTCAATTATGTTAAATGCCTAAATTAAAGTTTTTGTCTTCTTTTCTCgtttttaagttttgttttattaaaagcaTCTTCAAGTacctttttatattttctgtttagtgTTTCAATATCCAAG
Coding sequences within it:
- the lman2lb gene encoding lectin, mannose-binding 2-like b, with product MATIAVKLNRSIYITVMNLPYSLVNKIRVSVLLVLILTLANSTYGENSYEDNTYEFLKREYSLSKPYQGLGSSSSSHWEFMGNTMIMPDTLRLTPDLQSRQGAVWSRIPCYIRDWELRVQFRIHGDGKKNLHGDGLAIWLTKERMQIGPVFGNINYFTGLGIFVDTYPNDDKQHERTFPFISAMVGNGSVAYDHDRDGRSTDLGGCTGHIRNVDYDTFLLVRYMKNRLTVMTDVDGKQEWKECLDIPGVKLPPGYYFGASSATGDLSDNHDVISLKLYELTVEYSPEEQDSQMEITIPSVDYRVDPNADTVSEGRSIITTFFLFIVSVVALVVVVVVILFLYSRYKENSRKRFY